A stretch of the Desulforamulus ferrireducens genome encodes the following:
- a CDS encoding copper transporter encodes MIIDYRYHIASLVAVFIALGIGILVGSAVLGNDGIVERQKQLADRLEAQLEELRQKNEAVQARANNLEIDNNIQKQFEKQVLPPLISGKLTGKRLAIVETNSYGFRDDLVNTLAMAGATVQSVTTILDGFDLTDHKERLISELGIKEQSENEIIGFLATETARGILTGEKQALLNTLAQAELLKLSGDYGVPVDAVIFIGGSQDQTLVKTEIVDYPMIDYFLQQKIPVFGVEETNVTYSYMKAYQKKRMSTVDNVESVPGQLALVMSIADKPGHYGVKPTAQQLLPPFDTTGGVGNSQNGQSVGGNSRP; translated from the coding sequence ATGATTATTGATTATCGCTACCACATTGCTTCGTTGGTGGCTGTTTTTATAGCCCTGGGTATAGGCATCCTGGTGGGCAGTGCCGTACTGGGTAATGATGGTATTGTGGAGCGACAGAAACAATTAGCGGACAGGCTGGAAGCCCAATTGGAGGAATTGAGGCAAAAGAATGAAGCTGTCCAGGCCAGGGCTAACAACCTGGAAATTGATAACAACATCCAAAAGCAATTTGAAAAACAAGTTCTACCGCCACTCATTAGCGGTAAATTAACAGGCAAAAGATTAGCCATTGTGGAAACAAACAGCTATGGTTTTCGAGACGATTTAGTCAATACACTAGCCATGGCCGGCGCCACTGTACAATCTGTAACCACTATTTTGGATGGCTTTGATTTAACCGATCATAAAGAGCGTTTAATCAGTGAGCTGGGTATTAAAGAACAAAGTGAAAATGAGATTATTGGCTTTTTGGCAACAGAAACTGCCCGGGGCATTTTGACCGGAGAAAAACAGGCATTGCTTAACACTTTAGCCCAAGCGGAGCTGTTAAAACTGTCCGGTGATTATGGTGTGCCGGTTGATGCAGTAATATTCATTGGCGGCAGTCAAGACCAAACTTTAGTTAAAACCGAAATAGTAGATTACCCGATGATCGATTATTTTTTGCAGCAAAAAATACCGGTCTTTGGTGTGGAAGAAACCAACGTTACCTATTCTTACATGAAAGCCTATCAAAAGAAAAGAATGAGTACTGTTGATAATGTGGAATCGGTACCGGGGCAATTGGCCTTGGTGATGTCCATTGCGGATAAGCCGGGACATTATGGGGTAAAACCAACCGCTCAGCAACTCCTGCCACCTTTTGATACGACTGGGGGTGTCGGCAATAGCCAAAACGGCCAAAGTGTCGGTGGTAATTCCCGCCCATAA
- a CDS encoding glycosyltransferase family 2 protein: MSVVIPAHNEAERITDTVKGVLGIPEVTEVIVVDDASTDETAKLAKLAGAIVLELPNNMGKGGALNAGVAKASGQVIALLDGDLGASASEARSLILPVLRDEADMTIARFPKAQKKGGFGLVKNLARLGIRYYAGLEATAPLSGQRVMTRDVLARVIPFASGYGVEVALTIKVARAGFRVLEVPTQMSHAETGRDLRGFMHRGKQFVHVAKVLAGCFLNYGFSRAKS; this comes from the coding sequence GTGTCGGTGGTAATTCCCGCCCATAATGAGGCAGAGCGCATAACTGATACTGTTAAAGGAGTATTGGGCATTCCCGAGGTTACTGAGGTTATTGTGGTGGACGATGCCTCCACCGATGAGACAGCCAAGCTGGCTAAATTGGCCGGGGCCATAGTTCTTGAACTACCTAACAATATGGGTAAAGGTGGTGCCCTAAATGCCGGTGTGGCCAAAGCCAGCGGGCAGGTTATTGCCCTGTTGGATGGCGACCTGGGTGCCAGTGCCAGTGAAGCAAGGTCATTAATTTTACCTGTTTTGCGGGATGAGGCAGATATGACCATTGCCCGTTTCCCCAAGGCCCAAAAAAAGGGAGGGTTTGGTTTAGTAAAAAACCTTGCCCGACTGGGCATCCGTTACTATGCCGGTTTGGAGGCCACCGCCCCCTTATCCGGTCAAAGGGTGATGACCCGTGACGTATTGGCCAGGGTAATTCCCTTTGCTTCGGGTTATGGTGTAGAAGTGGCTCTCACCATTAAAGTGGCTCGGGCCGGTTTTCGGGTGCTAGAAGTTCCCACCCAAATGTCCCATGCCGAGACAGGCAGAGACCTGCGGGGATTTATGCACCGGGGCAAGCAGTTTGTCCATGTAGCCAAGGTCCTGGCGGGCTGTTTTCTGAACTACGGCTTCAGCCGTGCCAAGTCTTAG
- a CDS encoding 4Fe-4S binding protein encodes MATVTFREERCKGCELCISVCPEKIIALAEHYNAMGFHPATVVEIDKCKACAICARMCPDVVIEVVKEEKQD; translated from the coding sequence TTGGCTACAGTAACATTCCGCGAAGAACGCTGCAAAGGATGCGAATTGTGCATTTCGGTTTGCCCCGAAAAAATTATTGCTCTGGCCGAACATTACAATGCCATGGGGTTTCACCCAGCCACCGTGGTAGAAATTGATAAATGCAAAGCCTGTGCAATCTGCGCAAGGATGTGTCCTGACGTAGTAATTGAAGTAGTAAAGGAGGAGAAGCAGGATTGA
- a CDS encoding 3-methyl-2-oxobutanoate dehydrogenase subunit VorB, translating to MSKVLMKGNEAIGEGAIRAGCRHFFGYPITPQSELPHYLAKRMPEVGGVFLQAESETSSINMVYGAAGAGFRTMTSSSSPGLSLMQEGISYLVGAELPCVIVNVMRGGPGLGNIAPAQGDYFQAVKGGGHGDYKLVVLAPASVQEIIDLMQLAFDLSDKYRTPVMVVGDGILGQMMEPVELADEVSLPEVPVKPWAASGLKGRTKPNIINSLYIVPEDCEALNQRLFAKYAEITAQETRWEEYRLEDAEIVLTGFGTAARIAKSVVDKARAEGIKAGLIRPITLWPFPSEVYAKAAAHAAKFLCVEMSMGQMIEDVRLAVNGQKPVHFYGRSGGMVPLAKDVLAEVKKLMAGGE from the coding sequence TTGAGTAAGGTACTAATGAAGGGTAACGAGGCCATTGGCGAAGGTGCCATTCGCGCCGGTTGTCGCCATTTCTTTGGTTATCCCATTACCCCGCAAAGTGAACTGCCTCACTACCTGGCCAAACGTATGCCTGAGGTAGGCGGTGTTTTTTTACAAGCAGAAAGTGAAACATCTTCCATTAATATGGTTTACGGAGCAGCCGGGGCCGGTTTTCGTACCATGACCTCCTCTTCCAGCCCTGGCTTAAGTCTGATGCAGGAAGGTATTTCCTACTTAGTAGGGGCGGAACTACCCTGCGTCATAGTGAATGTTATGCGTGGTGGTCCCGGTCTTGGTAACATCGCCCCGGCCCAGGGGGATTATTTCCAAGCAGTTAAGGGCGGCGGTCATGGCGATTATAAATTAGTGGTGCTGGCTCCCGCTTCGGTACAGGAAATTATTGATCTGATGCAATTGGCCTTTGATTTGTCCGATAAGTACCGTACTCCGGTGATGGTGGTGGGAGATGGTATTCTGGGGCAAATGATGGAGCCTGTGGAGTTAGCTGATGAGGTTTCTCTGCCGGAAGTTCCTGTTAAACCCTGGGCTGCCAGTGGTTTAAAGGGACGGACAAAGCCCAATATTATTAATTCCTTGTACATTGTTCCCGAGGATTGTGAGGCATTAAACCAGAGATTGTTTGCTAAGTATGCGGAAATTACCGCTCAGGAAACCCGCTGGGAAGAGTACCGTCTGGAGGATGCTGAAATAGTCTTAACCGGTTTTGGCACCGCAGCGCGGATTGCTAAATCTGTGGTGGACAAGGCCAGAGCAGAAGGCATCAAGGCCGGTCTGATTCGCCCCATTACCCTATGGCCCTTCCCCTCGGAGGTCTATGCCAAAGCAGCGGCACATGCGGCTAAGTTCCTTTGTGTAGAAATGAGCATGGGCCAGATGATTGAGGATGTGCGTTTGGCAGTGAACGGTCAGAAGCCTGTGCATTTCTATGGCCGTAGTGGTGGCATGGTACCTTTGGCCAAGGATGTTTTAGCAGAGGTCAAAAAACTTATGGCAGGGGGTGAATAG
- a CDS encoding thiamine pyrophosphate-dependent enzyme, which yields MAKVIFKRPESLTDKPFHYCPGCTHGIIHRLVAEVIDEMGMRDNTVGVCPVGCSVFAYDYFNVDMFQAAHGRAPAVATGIKRCLPDRLVFTYQGDGDLASIGTAEIVHAAARSENITTIFVNNAVYGMTGGQMAPTTLPGQKTTTTPRGREKELNGLPVRVCEMLATLDGATYVARVSVHDPKHIVQAKKAIRKAFEIQKAGLGFALVEVLSTCPTNWGLSPKEAIKWLADNMIPYYPLGVYKEPAEVK from the coding sequence ATGGCAAAGGTGATCTTCAAACGTCCGGAATCTCTAACTGATAAACCATTCCACTATTGTCCGGGTTGCACCCACGGGATTATTCACCGTTTGGTTGCCGAAGTGATTGATGAAATGGGTATGCGGGATAACACCGTTGGGGTTTGCCCCGTTGGCTGCTCGGTGTTTGCCTATGATTACTTTAATGTAGATATGTTTCAGGCCGCCCACGGTCGTGCACCGGCTGTGGCTACGGGTATTAAGCGTTGCTTGCCGGATCGCCTGGTCTTTACTTACCAGGGTGACGGTGATTTGGCTTCCATTGGCACGGCAGAAATTGTGCATGCCGCGGCCAGAAGTGAAAATATTACCACTATTTTTGTTAATAATGCCGTCTATGGCATGACCGGCGGTCAAATGGCTCCCACCACCTTACCAGGTCAGAAAACCACCACCACCCCACGGGGCCGGGAGAAAGAATTAAATGGTTTACCGGTACGGGTTTGTGAAATGCTGGCCACCCTGGACGGAGCTACCTATGTGGCCAGGGTATCGGTACATGATCCCAAGCATATTGTGCAGGCCAAGAAGGCTATCAGGAAGGCCTTTGAGATACAAAAGGCCGGCTTAGGCTTTGCCTTGGTGGAGGTTCTCTCCACCTGTCCCACCAACTGGGGATTGTCACCCAAGGAAGCTATTAAGTGGTTAGCAGACAACATGATTCCCTATTACCCCCTTGGTGTCTATAAAGAACCGGCGGAGGTGAAATAA
- a CDS encoding 2-oxoacid:acceptor oxidoreductase family protein, whose product MLQEILIAGFGGQGVLSTGQLLAYAGMIENKQVAWIPSYGPEMRGGTANCGITISDEPISSPLVTEPTTLIVMNRPSLDKFEKAVVPGGLILVNSSLVDQKVQRQDVQVLEIPANQIAEELGNARVANNVILGVLIELTGIVSLEAVVESLKKVLPARRHNLIPVNQQALEKGIQLAKEYKSKQ is encoded by the coding sequence ATGCTGCAAGAAATATTAATCGCGGGTTTTGGCGGACAAGGTGTACTTTCCACCGGTCAATTGTTGGCCTATGCCGGTATGATTGAGAATAAGCAGGTGGCTTGGATTCCCTCCTATGGACCGGAAATGCGCGGTGGTACGGCCAATTGTGGTATAACCATCTCCGATGAACCCATCAGTTCGCCCTTGGTGACAGAGCCCACCACGCTGATCGTCATGAATCGTCCCTCTCTGGATAAGTTTGAAAAGGCAGTGGTGCCCGGGGGGCTTATTCTGGTCAATTCTTCCTTAGTAGATCAGAAGGTACAACGGCAGGATGTCCAGGTGTTGGAGATACCGGCCAATCAGATTGCCGAAGAATTGGGTAATGCCAGGGTGGCCAATAACGTGATCTTAGGTGTGTTAATTGAGCTAACGGGCATTGTTTCCCTGGAAGCCGTTGTGGAATCCTTAAAAAAGGTACTGCCTGCCCGACGCCACAACCTAATTCCCGTTAACCAACAGGCCTTGGAAAAGGGTATCCAACTGGCTAAGGAATATAAGAGTAAGCAATAG
- a CDS encoding M20/M25/M40 family metallo-hydrolase: MINTERLIDEFLELVQVDSESGSERQLADLLKEKLSALGLDVFEDEAGSYVEVGQRTGNIIATLPANGGQGPMLLFSAHMDTVKPGQGIKPRRQGGVITSSGDTILGADDKAGIVAILESLRVLQEQSIPHGGLQVVFTVGEEIGLKGAKALAYDRIQAPMGFVLDSGGPTGEIIIKAPTQYSMKATIKGKAAHAGIAPEEGINAIVVAARGIANMRVGRLDEETTSNIGLISGGVATNIVPEQVTIEGEARSIDPAKAKAQIDHMVEELQKAADQLGAKAEITVVKEYDSINLAPDSLPVRIALQAAEQIGIKPYLGKTGGGSDANVFNGQGIACANLGTGMSKVHTTEEFITEENLLNNARFVLEIIKTAQEFQE; the protein is encoded by the coding sequence ATGATAAACACAGAAAGGTTAATAGATGAATTCTTGGAATTGGTTCAAGTGGACAGTGAATCCGGGTCCGAACGGCAATTGGCCGACCTGCTTAAAGAAAAGCTCAGTGCCCTTGGTTTGGATGTTTTTGAGGACGAGGCGGGCTCTTATGTGGAGGTGGGCCAGAGAACAGGTAACATTATTGCTACTCTGCCGGCTAACGGTGGCCAGGGTCCTATGCTGCTTTTCTCGGCCCATATGGACACTGTAAAGCCTGGCCAGGGTATAAAACCACGGCGGCAAGGGGGAGTTATTACCTCCTCTGGAGATACCATCCTTGGTGCCGATGATAAGGCCGGGATTGTGGCTATCCTGGAGAGCCTAAGGGTGTTACAGGAACAGAGCATCCCACACGGCGGTTTGCAAGTGGTTTTTACCGTCGGGGAGGAAATAGGTCTGAAGGGTGCTAAGGCTTTGGCCTATGACCGCATTCAGGCCCCAATGGGTTTTGTGCTGGATAGTGGTGGCCCCACCGGAGAAATCATTATTAAAGCACCCACCCAGTATAGTATGAAAGCAACCATTAAGGGAAAGGCTGCCCATGCCGGTATTGCCCCGGAAGAAGGAATTAATGCCATAGTGGTAGCTGCCAGGGGTATTGCCAACATGAGAGTTGGTCGGCTGGATGAGGAAACAACCTCCAATATTGGCTTAATTTCCGGCGGTGTTGCCACCAATATTGTGCCAGAACAGGTCACCATCGAAGGGGAAGCCCGCAGCATCGATCCCGCCAAGGCGAAAGCACAAATAGATCATATGGTGGAGGAACTGCAAAAGGCTGCTGACCAACTGGGGGCTAAGGCCGAAATTACGGTGGTTAAAGAATATGACTCCATCAATTTAGCCCCTGATTCTTTGCCGGTGCGTATAGCCCTCCAAGCTGCTGAACAGATTGGGATCAAGCCTTATCTAGGAAAAACCGGTGGTGGTAGTGACGCCAACGTCTTTAACGGCCAAGGTATAGCCTGTGCCAACTTGGGTACCGGCATGTCCAAAGTACATACCACCGAGGAGTTTATCACCGAGGAAAACCTGCTTAATAACGCCAGATTTGTGCTGGAAATTATTAAAACAGCGCAAGAATTCCAGGAGTAG
- a CDS encoding DUF3866 family protein, protein MIRIRRGVVQKITAQRPGISELLVEVEGELQKAINYDPLTGDVAAGDEVILNTTAVYKKLGTGGAHFVLANLANQEIDVPEAGHIMKLRYTPSQVKVLAVEEPDSPHAAVMQQANSLEGTPVIIGTLHSMLAPAAAALKKLAQRPLKVVYLMTDGAALPLSLSRLVWELKEKGLIQHTVTCGHAFGGDLEAINIYTGLLACKHVLGADVILVAMGPGIVGSGSRFGFTGVEQGEIINAVNILAGQPIAIPRISFADARERHRGLSHHSRTALGSIALTKATVVLPKMAPEKLELVLRQVEESNILSKHELAICEGEAALSALVEYGIKVTTMGRSVEQDPEFFLAAGAAGVYVANLAWP, encoded by the coding sequence TTGATCCGTATACGTCGTGGTGTGGTACAAAAAATTACCGCACAAAGACCAGGAATTAGTGAATTATTGGTAGAGGTGGAAGGTGAACTGCAAAAGGCTATTAATTACGACCCCCTTACCGGTGATGTGGCTGCCGGGGACGAAGTAATTTTAAATACCACCGCTGTTTATAAAAAGTTGGGCACCGGAGGTGCCCATTTTGTGCTGGCTAACTTGGCCAACCAAGAAATAGATGTGCCCGAGGCAGGTCACATTATGAAGCTGCGCTACACACCCTCCCAGGTCAAGGTGCTGGCGGTGGAAGAACCTGACAGCCCACATGCAGCGGTCATGCAGCAGGCCAACTCCCTGGAGGGGACGCCGGTAATCATTGGTACCCTGCACAGTATGCTGGCCCCGGCCGCCGCTGCCTTAAAAAAACTGGCCCAACGGCCACTTAAGGTTGTCTATTTAATGACCGACGGTGCTGCCTTGCCTTTGTCCTTATCCCGTCTGGTTTGGGAACTTAAGGAAAAGGGACTAATCCAGCACACTGTCACCTGCGGACATGCCTTTGGCGGTGATCTGGAAGCCATTAATATTTATACCGGTTTGTTAGCTTGTAAACATGTACTGGGAGCGGACGTGATTCTTGTGGCCATGGGGCCGGGCATTGTGGGAAGTGGCTCCCGGTTTGGCTTTACCGGTGTTGAGCAAGGGGAAATAATCAATGCCGTAAATATCCTGGCCGGGCAACCCATTGCCATACCCCGCATTAGTTTTGCCGATGCCAGGGAGCGTCACAGGGGACTTAGTCACCATAGTCGCACCGCCCTGGGCAGCATCGCCTTAACCAAGGCCACGGTAGTACTGCCGAAAATGGCACCGGAGAAGCTGGAACTGGTGCTGCGGCAAGTGGAAGAAAGTAATATCTTGAGTAAACATGAGCTGGCCATCTGTGAGGGAGAAGCTGCCCTGTCCGCTTTGGTCGAATATGGGATCAAGGTTACTACCATGGGTCGCTCGGTGGAGCAAGATCCCGAGTTTTTCCTGGCTGCCGGAGCAGCCGGAGTTTATGTAGCTAATTTAGCTTGGCCTTAA
- the spoIIM gene encoding stage II sporulation protein M: MARGLKKLCKSSLREGWPIYLLALITFVAGIVAGWWGAGGLNSEQVGQLLLNLDQFMNQASQLNIDRQSMIRDTITNNLAYIGIIYLLGLTVIGMPVILTLLFARGFSLGFTISFLAREKAGEGIVLALSSVVPQNLLLIPAILLASVAALSFSWLLLKRFLNSRLPILPGLIGYHLLILVVCCICSAAGLVEAYITPELIKATAAFLTK, from the coding sequence GTGGCCAGAGGACTGAAAAAATTATGTAAATCCTCCTTACGGGAGGGATGGCCCATCTATTTACTGGCCTTGATAACCTTTGTGGCCGGAATTGTGGCTGGTTGGTGGGGGGCCGGGGGGCTAAACAGCGAACAGGTGGGGCAGCTACTGCTAAACCTGGATCAATTTATGAACCAAGCCAGTCAACTAAACATAGACCGACAGTCTATGATCAGGGATACCATAACCAACAATTTGGCTTACATAGGAATTATTTATTTGTTAGGGCTGACTGTTATAGGTATGCCGGTTATCCTGACATTGTTATTTGCCAGGGGTTTTTCCCTGGGTTTTACCATTAGTTTCTTAGCCAGGGAAAAGGCCGGTGAAGGCATTGTACTGGCATTAAGTTCGGTGGTGCCGCAAAACCTGTTACTAATACCAGCTATTTTACTAGCCAGTGTTGCTGCCCTTTCCTTTTCCTGGTTACTACTAAAAAGATTTCTCAATTCCAGATTGCCAATTTTGCCTGGTTTAATCGGTTATCACCTACTGATATTGGTTGTTTGCTGTATTTGTTCGGCTGCAGGGCTGGTGGAAGCCTATATAACGCCGGAGCTTATTAAAGCTACAGCAGCATTTTTAACAAAATAA
- a CDS encoding alpha/beta-type small acid-soluble spore protein, protein MSKELTPVDLPYDLIKTSAFSGLVPKELAPYVKPAMAEFRNEMAAELGLPDYANMDKGELPSRLNGNVGGGMTKKMVAFAEAVLAWHYKNRKLISE, encoded by the coding sequence ATGTCAAAAGAGTTGACCCCGGTAGATTTGCCCTATGATTTAATTAAAACCAGCGCTTTTTCCGGCTTGGTGCCCAAAGAGTTGGCTCCCTATGTTAAGCCAGCCATGGCGGAATTTAGAAATGAAATGGCTGCCGAGTTAGGTTTACCCGATTATGCCAATATGGATAAAGGAGAATTACCCAGTAGGCTTAATGGTAACGTTGGTGGAGGTATGACGAAAAAAATGGTTGCCTTTGCCGAGGCAGTATTAGCCTGGCATTATAAAAACAGAAAGTTGATTTCAGAATAA
- a CDS encoding DUF441 domain-containing protein, with amino-acid sequence MQRSNLILFALLLLGFAADSNLLATAACILLFLKLSKLSRLLYLLERRGLEVGLIFLMLSVLVPLAHDNVVYLDMLKNTLSPQGILAVIGGALATHMNGEGLKLLKLDPQLIFGMVIGSIIGIVFLGGIPIGPLMAAGLTALFLEVIYWFK; translated from the coding sequence ATGCAAAGAAGTAACTTAATCCTGTTTGCTTTATTATTACTGGGTTTTGCTGCCGATTCTAATTTGTTGGCCACCGCCGCTTGTATCCTTCTTTTTCTTAAGCTGAGTAAACTGAGCCGACTGTTATATTTGTTGGAGCGGCGGGGCTTGGAGGTTGGACTGATATTTTTGATGCTGTCGGTGCTCGTCCCCTTAGCCCACGATAATGTAGTGTATCTGGATATGTTAAAAAACACCCTCTCACCCCAGGGAATACTGGCAGTTATCGGAGGTGCCTTGGCCACCCACATGAATGGTGAGGGTCTCAAATTATTAAAACTGGACCCTCAATTGATTTTTGGCATGGTGATAGGCTCTATTATTGGTATTGTATTTTTAGGTGGTATACCCATTGGACCCTTAATGGCCGCGGGACTAACTGCCTTGTTTCTGGAAGTAATCTACTGGTTTAAATGA
- the xerD gene encoding site-specific tyrosine recombinase XerD, whose amino-acid sequence MERWLADFIHYLAVERGLAQNTLASYRIDLNQYLDHLKKQGLTSLGQADRNHILSHLYKLQKEGKAPSTISRHLAALKHFYRFLLSEGLVAEDITQSLESPKLAQRLPQVLSTEEVEILLSQPQLSDPAGMRDKAMLELIYATGIRVSELVSLNLQDVQLEMGYIRCFGKGSKERIIPLGSVAVKYVEEYLSRARVKLTKGKSEHQALFVNVQGKRLTRQGFWKIIKKYAREGKIDKPITPHTLRHSFATHLLENGADLRSVQEMLGHADISTTQIYTHLTKIRLREVYNSAHPRAKVMIQE is encoded by the coding sequence ATGGAACGCTGGTTGGCAGATTTTATCCATTACCTGGCAGTGGAAAGGGGTCTGGCCCAAAATACCTTAGCCTCCTATCGAATAGACCTCAACCAATATCTAGATCATCTTAAGAAACAAGGGCTGACATCCCTGGGGCAAGCGGATAGAAATCATATCTTATCTCATCTTTATAAACTCCAAAAGGAGGGTAAAGCTCCCTCGACAATTTCCCGGCATTTGGCGGCTTTGAAGCATTTTTACAGGTTTTTATTGTCCGAGGGGTTAGTAGCAGAGGATATTACCCAGAGCTTGGAATCTCCTAAGCTGGCACAACGTTTACCACAGGTGTTGAGCACTGAAGAGGTAGAAATACTACTTAGTCAGCCCCAGTTGTCTGATCCCGCCGGCATGCGGGATAAAGCCATGTTGGAACTAATCTATGCCACAGGAATTAGGGTTTCGGAACTGGTTTCCCTAAACCTGCAAGACGTACAACTGGAAATGGGGTATATTCGCTGTTTTGGCAAGGGTTCAAAAGAGCGGATCATTCCCTTGGGCTCAGTAGCTGTCAAGTATGTGGAAGAATACCTGTCCAGAGCCAGGGTCAAACTAACCAAGGGTAAATCAGAGCATCAGGCTCTGTTTGTTAATGTGCAGGGTAAAAGACTTACACGCCAGGGTTTTTGGAAAATCATTAAGAAATACGCCAGGGAAGGTAAGATCGATAAGCCCATTACACCGCATACCCTAAGGCATTCCTTTGCCACTCACCTCTTGGAAAATGGGGCGGATTTAAGGTCTGTGCAGGAGATGTTAGGACATGCGGATATCTCAACAACCCAGATTTATACGCATCTAACCAAGATTCGGTTACGCGAAGTATATAATAGCGCCCATCCCAGGGCCAAAGTCATGATACAGGAGTGA
- a CDS encoding phosphopentomutase: MGKIKRVTLIILDSVGIGELPDAAQYGDAGSNTLANVAKAVGGLNLPHLGSLGLGNIHPLTGVPAVALPQGAYGKMAEKSPGKDTTTGHWEMAGIILDKPFRTYPEGFPADLIEEFEQRIGRRCLGNVVASGTQIIEELGAQHMATGYPIVYTSADSVFQVAAHEEVISLEELYRICQIARELLDGEHKVGRVIARPFVGQPGAFQRTANRHDYAVPPPEPNILTELQRAGVKTMGVGKIFDIFAGVGISESKKTKDNMDGVDKTLEFMRNSQQGLIFANLVEYDSHYGHRNDPVGYAKALEAFDRRLPEIMAALGPDEVLIITADHGCDPTTVSTDHSREYVPLLVYGQPVKQGVNLGVRASFSDIAATLADFFGLPFGVGSSFASEVLK; this comes from the coding sequence ATGGGAAAAATCAAACGTGTAACATTAATCATTTTAGATAGTGTAGGCATTGGTGAATTGCCGGACGCTGCCCAGTACGGGGATGCAGGGTCCAATACCCTGGCCAATGTAGCCAAGGCAGTGGGAGGCCTAAACTTACCTCATTTAGGGAGTTTGGGACTAGGTAATATTCACCCGCTGACAGGAGTGCCGGCGGTGGCCTTGCCCCAGGGGGCCTATGGCAAAATGGCCGAAAAATCTCCGGGTAAAGATACCACAACCGGTCACTGGGAAATGGCCGGTATTATTTTAGACAAACCCTTTCGCACCTACCCTGAGGGATTTCCGGCAGATTTAATCGAGGAGTTTGAACAAAGAATTGGTCGCCGCTGTCTCGGGAATGTAGTGGCCTCTGGTACCCAAATCATTGAAGAATTGGGTGCGCAGCATATGGCCACAGGCTATCCCATTGTTTACACCTCGGCGGACAGCGTATTTCAAGTGGCAGCCCATGAGGAAGTTATCTCCTTGGAGGAACTTTACCGTATTTGTCAAATAGCCCGGGAACTACTGGATGGTGAGCATAAGGTGGGCAGGGTTATTGCCCGACCCTTTGTTGGACAACCCGGTGCTTTTCAACGGACAGCCAACCGGCACGATTACGCTGTACCACCGCCGGAACCCAATATTCTCACCGAGCTACAACGGGCCGGCGTGAAAACCATGGGTGTGGGCAAGATATTTGATATTTTTGCCGGGGTTGGCATCTCGGAGTCCAAGAAAACCAAAGACAATATGGATGGCGTGGATAAAACCCTTGAATTTATGAGGAATAGCCAGCAGGGCTTGATCTTTGCTAATTTGGTGGAATATGATTCCCACTATGGCCATCGTAACGACCCGGTGGGTTATGCCAAGGCTTTAGAAGCCTTTGATCGCAGGTTGCCGGAAATTATGGCGGCTCTGGGTCCTGACGAAGTGTTAATCATCACCGCAGACCACGGCTGTGATCCCACCACAGTCAGTACCGATCACAGCAGGGAGTATGTTCCCCTGTTAGTTTATGGTCAGCCGGTAAAACAGGGAGTAAATTTAGGCGTAAGAGCTTCCTTTAGTGATATCGCCGCTACCTTGGCTGACTTTTTTGGCCTGCCCTTTGGGGTGGGGTCGAGCTTTGCTTCGGAGGTTTTGAAATAA